The window CACCCGGGGTTCGCATCGCCCGGGAGCCACTACCGAGGACCGGCGGCGGCGAGGTGCACTTCATCCTCGTGATATTGCGTTGTGCTACCACACTACAAAGGTGCGGTGACACTCCGCACGTACAGCAAAGGGAGCGGCCCCCTAAGAGTGGGAACCGCTCCCTTCACGGCGTCTTACTTGGCGCCCGCCGCACCGCGGCGGATGCCCAGGCGGTCGACCAGCGCACGGAAGCGCTGGATGTCCTTCTTCGCCAGGTACTGCAGGAGGCGACGGCGCTGACCGACCAGGATGAGCAGACCACGACGGGAGTGGTGGTCGTGCTTGTGGGTCTTGAGGTGCTCGGTCAGGTCCGAGATACGGCGCGAGAGCATCGCGACCTGGACCTCGGGGGAGCCGGTGTCGCCCTCCTTCTGACCGAACTCGGTGATGAGCTGCTTCTTCGTTGCGGCGTCGAGCGACACGCGTACTCCTCGTAGTCTTTGAGTAGCCACCGAGTGCCCCTGGTCCACATCTCAGGGGAGCTTCCGTAACTCGGGAGGCGGGGATCCGCTGGGCGCGTCCTCCAGGGCCCTTGAGGGGCGGTCCGGGGGTGCGTACACATACGGCCGTCACACAGGGTACCAGGGGGTGGGGGTCCCGCTTACCGGGGTTCCGGGAGTCCGGGGAGGCCAGGGGCGGTCCCAGTAGGGTGACGCGACAGTTCGTTCGTCAGGTCGGGGCCGTACGTCGGACGCGTACGTCGGGAAGGGGTCGCTTCGTCATGGCCGAGGCAGAGGACAAGGACGTCAAGGCGCGCAAGGAGCGGGAGAAGGACGAGCTCTACGCCCTCGACATCTCGGGCGTCGAATGGCAGAGCGCGCCGGGTACGGAGGAACACGAGGAGCGGGTCGAGATCGCCTACCTCCCCGGGGGTGCGGTGGCCATGCGGTCGTCCCTCGACCCGGACACGGTCCTGCGGTACACGGAGGCCGAGTGGCGGGCCTTCGTGCTGGGGGCGCGGGACGGCGAGTTCGATCTGGAGCCGGCGCCGCACAACGGCGGGGTTTCGGCGGAGTAGCGGAGCGACGCGCAGTCGCCTTCGAGCGCGCGGGGACCGGTGGCTTGTATGCCACCGGTCCCCTTTGTTGTGTCGCGGTACCGCCTCGTTGGGTCCGAGCGCTGCACGGAGGAGTGGATTCGCGCTTCTTAAGCGCGCTTTTGTCCACTTTGCCGTCCATACAAGGCCGTTCATACGTCACTTCTGCGCAGGGTGTGACGTAGTGGGTGGGACCGGAGGGGTGGACGGGCCTGCCGTGGGGGTGGTTGTGGTGATTAGGCTGGGGTGGGCGCGGCAGCAGAACCCGGGGACGGGGCCGCCGCGTCGGACAGGGGGAGCCGGGGCGCGACGGAAGGCCTCGGACGATCGGAACGGTCGCCCCAGCTCGGTATGAGGGTGCTCGACCACACCAGGAGGAATTGTGAACAGCGATCGGGACGGGATCCGCGGGGGCTGGGCCACACCCGGCGATGACCAGTCCGACGCGGAGTCCGCCGTCGAGACGACGGGCGAGTTCACCATCGACTACGCCCCTCCCGCCTGGTACACGCAGAACGCGTCGGGGAGTTCGGAGGCGGCTTCGTCTGCTCCGGTCGGGGAGGAGTCCGACGAGGCGGACGGCTCGGACGGGTCCGAGGGGGGCGGGGCTGCGGGTGCGGCTCCGGCTCCGGCTCCGGGGGCAGGTGCGGGGGCGCCCGAGGCGCCTGCGGTTTCACCGGCTTCCGTGCCTACGTTCGCTCCTGGGGCTCCTTTCGCTCCGCCCGCTGCTGTTCCTCCCTCGCCCCTTCCTCCCTCCACTCCTGACGGTGGTCCGGGTGCCGTTCCGCGGTTGCCCGTGGGGAGTGGGTTCGAGCCTCAGGCCCCGGCTCCTGTCCCGCCCGCCGCGGGTCCCGCCGGTCTGCCGAATCTGCCGAACCTCCAGGCTCCGCCGGTGACGTCTCCGGGTGAGACCGAGGAGGACAGTGGGGACATCGAGAGTGGCGCCACCATGCGGATCTCCGCTGTCGCCGTGAAGCGGGAGGTCTCGGAGCGGGAGCTCTCGGAGCGGGCCGATGCCGAAGCCGCGGCTTCGGACGAGGTCGCCGTCGACGACGACGACGCCCAGGATTCGGACGAGAACTCCGACGAGGCCTCTGACACGGGTGCCGACGCGGAGGTCGTCGAGGTGGCGT is drawn from Streptomyces liliifuscus and contains these coding sequences:
- the rpsO gene encoding 30S ribosomal protein S15: MSLDAATKKQLITEFGQKEGDTGSPEVQVAMLSRRISDLTEHLKTHKHDHHSRRGLLILVGQRRRLLQYLAKKDIQRFRALVDRLGIRRGAAGAK
- a CDS encoding DUF397 domain-containing protein → MAEAEDKDVKARKEREKDELYALDISGVEWQSAPGTEEHEERVEIAYLPGGAVAMRSSLDPDTVLRYTEAEWRAFVLGARDGEFDLEPAPHNGGVSAE